The genome window TTTGTATTacgagctctgtcacagaaccaattcagCTCGTAAGTTAAGGTGCTACTGCACTTTGTTTTATGCTTTTGGGCTAACATTGTTATTTTTGCTATGCATCACCTGGTGAGGCTTGCATTTGCTGACAGCATATCAGGCGTTTTTTGTGTGGTGCCCTTTCACACTTGCCTCATTCAGGACTTGACCAAGACCCATTTTTAAGAGGTTCGGGTCCTGTTGGTCCTGCACTGCATTCACACTTGACCAAACAAAACCGTACAAGCAAGGCAAGCGCAGTTGATTCCTTTTTAACCAGACTATCATGACAGAGTCGCAGGTGGCACTTTTTCTTAACTTCCTGTCTGTGTAATAGTGGTGGTAAACAAGCACactcaggctatgtctacactaagccggataaccccttaaacaaataattatccagccacactaaaccagcgtttaaggtccctctcctcggacaaatttttacacgggtaagtgcgccgtgtatttcttgaatctccagctcttagctttgtatggactcattgatcgtttacaaagggAGTTCGGAGagtaagtgacgccagaaagaccgcgccccacacaggaagtgacatcagaaagaacgcgccacagccagcttcataataaagcagtttcgtaactcggagctaaccaatggaaatatgaaggcgagtcatccagacatgccgtgtttctccttcttctacatgtacagacagtTGTGGAAAtcaaacatgaataccttaagagaaagcgattgcagctatttcggctACAAtatttctcagacggcaagagaactttcgaatgctgtgattctacttaccgaaaaactttgtccattttttcaacaagaatgcgggctcccgtgggtgtaataaaaaggtagcgtgtgctttgtattacctggtcgtggagggaagactatggaaaacggcgaatgctttggactggcaaagcagactgtatcagttattgtccgccatgtatgtcgcggactcaacgtctaggtccagagtatataaagtcaccaaaaacaaatggacaatgaaggtgaaggtaaaagagtgagaagtgtcctgaccagatatctagatccctagatggattgttgtcaaatgttctttgtcacattgtttactttcgtgTCCGATAAAGTTTTGATGCATTTATGAtgactcaggtgtgattcactacaatagggctccacagcacactggattccagttaattgaaataccacaacactggatattgttcagataagttaaatttaagaacttgcacacaaagcaacactggaggtgactatgacgtgtgcattttccgcacatgcgtattaggtcgcgttgcgctggcTGACGGAGTGGGGagagggtcttaaacgaccatggtgtgtgtgtggacaagaataaggttaggtgggatttaccctgtataaccttagccggcttagtgtaaacggggcctcaaACCATTAAGTGAATGTGCGCATCTTTTAGTCTGGCAATTCTGAAACTATGGTACGGCATGCGGGGTCCAtcgagtggtacgccaaagaatcacctgattaaatattcaaacacagtgttactgttcaatctgtctgtaatgttacagtggccaaaacatCAAATAAACTCtgtgaataaaacctctgccttgaatgaatatttaggcctactacgctactgtatttgaatgttggtcattatgttggtacttggagagccaagtgtgtcCTGAGGTAGaagttggtgaaaaaaagtttgaaaaccactgtgTTAGTCTACTTACTTTTGTCCTTCCATTGATTGAGTAGTCGCCCAGTTTGGCATTGCAATGTCTTATCACGTCGTCCATGCGAGTGGTGAGAAAGCGGATCTTCTCACAGCCGGCCTCCTTCCCGTCCACCCAAGTGATTTTGTCCCCGCGGATGTCTTTCGTGGAGTCACTTTTTTGACTCACCACCTGGCCGTCCGTGAACCGGCCCGTCTTGTGCAGGGCCTTGACGTCCTCCAGGATGCCCAGTCCGACGTCCACGCCCAGAAAGTTGTCCACCACGCAGATGCCGTGCTTGTTCATACACGGGACGATGTACTCCGTGGCCAGCTTCTGTGGGGATGCAGCGGTCTGTCCGTTAGGCGGGGATGTGTCGGTGGCGCTTTCCTCGCCAACCCCCTGTGAGTCCGCGTCCGCGTCCGTGCTCGGCGCACTACTGTCCGCCCGCTCGGGGCTATTCTTCTTCAGGCATCTAGTCGGCGTCTTCTCATCCCCCGGCGGTGGTTGCTCTTGTTTGGGAGGCTGCGTTTTCTCCGCCTCCTTACAACTGCGCttgtgctccttccagtgctgtttctGGTGCTCCTTGCTGCAATAGAAAGAGCTCCGACACCTCCCGCACTTCAAAAGGTTCTCCATTTTCCCACAAAGTTCACAGTACTGTCGATCTCGGTCCAAGTCGATCTGCTGCTTCTCCATGTTGGCAGCGACGAGGGGGTGCACTGCGCCTTTAAGTCCAATCCTTCACACGCGCCCTGCTAACCCGACAACTTTGGACGCGATCCACCGCCTCTGCCACGCTACACCGAGCGAAAGCCGAAAGTGAGTCTTAAAAGCCGGACATTTCATAACACTGGCTACTTCTTCACATCTTGAGGCGGAGGAACGACGCGAAGGTTCGTCGCCTGGAGGGAGCGACACGGCCTGGCTCGAGGTCTTCATGAGGCATTCCTGTTTGCTAGCTGTGGGTCCGCGGACAGTGCATGGCGACGGTCGGTGTTCCCAGCCTGTCTGCGGCGCAACCCACTCTGACGTCACATAGAAGCCGCGCCCCTACTCTCGCGATGCCTTCGCGGTCGTCGGACAGCTGACGACGCTGGCAACACGTGCAAGTGGTGAATCAAGGAtccaaaaatgtacatttgtaacctcattatactattggctacgtTTTCTATTCatgaatgtaagtttctcaatacccgacctgttttttgtggctTTAAGAAAGATTTCGAACTCTAtgaaaacactctctacctctaacaaccaaaaagctgtgaaaacgatgatgctgtgttccaaattgaagttatttactgaaattgagtgagcctatggctttgcactgtttgtttgttatatatatatattttgcattctattttagttactttgaatttacaaccccctggcgctgttttgtactgtttttgtacttactctgattattatttctcaactttttgtaaatgttgaaatttataaataaaagtttattaaaaaaaatatatatatatatatttttttaaaatcaaggatccataaaagtaataatattttataaaaccaaacaaatcaaccTCATCGTAAACCATTGTACTTTCTataacatgggtgtcaaactctggcccgcgggccaaaattggcccgcccttgaggcgatatcaaattaacactagagctggcccgccgattatatacagcggcggtgcagcggtaacaccgcattcaccgctaattctcatacttgccaacagtgttgggttagttactgaaaaccagtaactagttacaattactagttactttatttcaaaagtaactcagttactaactcagttacttacaccaaaaagtaatgcgttactgtgaaaagtaactatttagttacttcttttttttccccttttttttttaaggctcccattaatgcccttttagccttcatttcagtactgttattgcactggagaataatacaatgtgttgatcaacttgacatgcatttgcaccactgaactctgctaagcaatgtggtctacatacaacacacaaacaatgtggtctacatacaacacacaaacaatgtggtctacatacaacacacaaacaatgtggtctacactcaacacacaaacaatgtggtctacatacaacacacaaacaatgtggtctacatacaacacacaaacaatgtggtctacatacaacacacaaacaatgtggtctacatacaacacacaaacaatgtggtctacactcaacacacaaacaatgtggtctacatacaacacacaaacaatgtgctctacatacaacacacaaacaatgtgctctacatacaacacacaaagacaaagatatgtttcaaagggccaatttatttcaggccagaaaaaattgacaaaactattttaaatagctgcaacataatggcactttaactttaactttaagtagataggatctttgatccaagacacaacttacatttaaataaaatgttattttctttgtgctcgacaaaagaaaagtagtgagaatgttaagacactcgacttctggcttcaccatgatgtcatgttagttgttatgagagtagcgtatgggtgtgtgtgtgtggccctttaaaatatgacagcatgtgggtgagtgacgtcagtgagtgagtgggcgagagaagtgagggagcggcgacagtgagtgcgtgcaggttctctagcttggtggatggctgcgtccaataaagtcacaaagttgcaacaaaccgccgggctcttcattcaccctcagctgtaaagaccctcttccgggtaaagtgaaggttgttagtacatatacgtctcccctgcgcccctcgacTACGGTATGAgagccccccgcccccacccacacaaagcgcctcttcttttccaccggagcgctgcaataaaacacactcagatcttcagtttgtagccgatactacataaaaaataacgtaaaataacgcagtaacgcatcatgtagtaacggtaactgagttactgaatataaaaaaaacgtgttagattactagttaccaccgaaactaacggcgttacagtaacgcgttactttgtaacgcgttagtcccaacactgcttgccaaccctcccgggagactcccaaatttcagtgccccctcccggggacgctacaaggtgtttGTGtgaggggggggtttggtggtagcggggggtgtattttgtagcgatccggaagagttagtgctgcaaagggatctgggtatttgttctgttgtgtttatgttgtgttacggtgcggatgttctcccgaaatgtgtttgtaattcttgtttggtgtggattcacagtgtggcgtatatttctaacagtgttaaagttgtttatacggtcacccgcagtgtaacctgtatc of Entelurus aequoreus isolate RoL-2023_Sb linkage group LG09, RoL_Eaeq_v1.1, whole genome shotgun sequence contains these proteins:
- the egln1a gene encoding egl nine homolog 1 isoform X1 — its product is MEKQQIDLDRDRQYCELCGKMENLLKCGRCRSSFYCSKEHQKQHWKEHKRSCKEAEKTQPPKQEQPPPGDEKTPTRCLKKNSPERADSSAPSTDADADSQGVGEESATDTSPPNGQTAASPQKLATEYIVPCMNKHGICVVDNFLGVDVGLGILEDVKALHKTGRFTDGQVVSQKSDSTKDIRGDKITWVDGKEAGCEKIRFLTTRMDDVIRHCNAKLGDYSINGRTKAMVACYPGNGTGYVRHVDNPNGDGRCVTCIYYLNKDWNAKEHGGLLRIFPEGKAQFADIEPRFDRLLLFWSDRRNPHEVQPAFATRYAITVWYFDADERARAKEKYLTGAGEKGVKVDLGKPSDPT
- the egln1a gene encoding egl nine homolog 1 isoform X2 → MEKQQIDLDRDRQYCELCGKMENLLKCGRCRSSFYCSKEHQKQHWKEHKRSCKEAEKTQPPKQEQPPPGDEKTPTRCLKKNSPERADSSAPSTDADADSQGVGEESATDTSPPNGQTAASPQKLATEYIVPCMNKHGICVVDNFLGVDVGLGILEDVKALHKTGRFTDGQVVSQKSDSTKDIRGDKITWVDGKEAGCEKIRFLTTRMDDVIRHCNAKLGDYSINGRTKEHGGLLRIFPEGKAQFADIEPRFDRLLLFWSDRRNPHEVQPAFATRYAITVWYFDADERARAKEKYLTGAGEKGVKVDLGKPSDPT